The Hymenobacter chitinivorans DSM 11115 genome segment TGCCTGCGCCTGCCCCAGAGCCAGCTGCTGCGTCAGCTGCCGGCCGAGCTGCCGGGCGAGTGGGGCCCGGGGCTGAGCACCTTGCAGGCCGGGCAGCCCCAGGTAATTCAGCTCTCGGGCATCCAAACCTACCGGGCCCACTGTTCCCACTTCCTCGACCGGGGCTTTACCCGCAACTTTATCATGCTCGAGGAGCTGACCCAGGAGCTGATTCGCCAGGAAAAGCAGGCCTACGAGAAGCTGATCCGGATGATGTCGCACGAAATCAACAATTCCATCGGGGCCATCAACTCCATCCTGCAAAGCTTCAGCTACTACACCGAGCAGCTCCGCCCCGCCGACCAGCCCGACTTCGCCGAGGCCTTGGAAGTATCCATCAACCGCAATACCCACCTGGCCAACTTCATTGCCAACTTTGCCAACCTGGTGCGCCTGCCCGCGCCCACGCCCCGCCCCCACGACGTGCACGACCTGCTCCGCTCCATTCACCGCCTGATGCTGGTGCAGAGCGAGAAGCGCCGTATCCGCTGGCACTGGCAGCTGGCGCCCGAGGCGCTCTGGGTGGAACTGGACGGTCAGCAGATTGAACAGGCCCTGCTCAACATTGTCAAGAACGCCCTGGAGTCCATCGGCGAGGACGGCAACCTGACCATTCACACCAGCCTGCAGCCGCCCCTGCTGCGCATCGAGGACGACGGGGCCGGTATTGCCCCCGAGGTGCAGCGGCGGCTGTTTACCCCGTTTTTCAGCACCAAGCGCGACGGGCAGGGCATCGGCCTGACCATGATTCGCGACATTCTGCTCCAGCACGGCTTCACCTTCAGCCTCGAAACCACCGCGGCGGGCACGACGGCCTTTACCATCGGGTTTGGAACGGCGGAAAAAGTGGAGCAGCCACCAAAGACCCTGAGCCAGCCAACTCAGCTAACGTAGCCTTTCCGTGAAAAGCAGAAGCCGGGAATTTTGCCTGACCTGGTTGGCGTAAGCCGGGGCCAATTGAAACCCAGCTTTATTGCGCACTTTTGACGACTCTTATTGCCTATGTCGTCCGCTATTTTTCGGTTTATCCACCGCTTAGGCCAGCTCTCGGCCACTATTCGCCTAGTCGTGGCCTTGCTGCTGGGCGCCGGGGCTTGGCTGCTGCTGCCGGCTAAGCTGCTGCCCATGGCCCGGGCCGTAGCCGCCTGGGACGCCTTTGGCCTTACGACGCTGCTACTGTTCTGGGCCGCCATTACCACCGCCGACGTGAAGCATATTCGCCAGACTGCCCAGCGGGAAGACGCCAGCCGCACCCTGTCGTTTGCCTTCGTGCTGGTGGCGGCCCTGAGCAGCCTATTGGCCGTGATACTGCTGCTGAGCTCGGTGCACGAGCTCAGCCGGCCGGCCCTGCACCTGCACGTGGGGCTGGGCATTGCGGCCGTGGCCCTGGCCTGGCTGCTGGTGCACACCGTGTTTACGCTGCGCTACGCCCACCTCTACTACGACGCCACGGCCGACGGCGACGCCGGCGGCCTGGAGTTTCCCGGGCGGGAGCCCCCGGATTATCTGGACTTTGCTTACTTCTCCTTCGTGGTGGGCATGACGGCCCAAACGGCCGACGTGAGCATTAGCAGTCAGTATGTACGCCGCCTGGCCCTGCTGCATGGCCTCGTGTCGTTTGGCTTCAATACGGCGGTGGTGGCCCTGAGCATCAGCGGGCTGGCAGGAGTGCTCTAGCCTTCGCCGCGGGGCTAGCGCAGGATGGGGCGGGGGCCTTTGTAGGCTTCGGAAGGCAGCAGCGAAATCAGGGTGTTGAGGCCCGAGGCTTCGAAC includes the following:
- a CDS encoding sensor histidine kinase gives rise to the protein MTLRVKFLLFVVLIHGVLIALAAQLRHTNAPLFVATEVLLVISIVLTVQLYRGFVRPFQLIAAGTEAIRSKDFSMKFVPVGQKEMDQLIDVYNHMIDELRQERVTQHEKSFLLERLIQASPAGILLLDFDGRIEAANPAAERCLRLPQSQLLRQLPAELPGEWGPGLSTLQAGQPQVIQLSGIQTYRAHCSHFLDRGFTRNFIMLEELTQELIRQEKQAYEKLIRMMSHEINNSIGAINSILQSFSYYTEQLRPADQPDFAEALEVSINRNTHLANFIANFANLVRLPAPTPRPHDVHDLLRSIHRLMLVQSEKRRIRWHWQLAPEALWVELDGQQIEQALLNIVKNALESIGEDGNLTIHTSLQPPLLRIEDDGAGIAPEVQRRLFTPFFSTKRDGQGIGLTMIRDILLQHGFTFSLETTAAGTTAFTIGFGTAEKVEQPPKTLSQPTQLT
- a CDS encoding DUF1345 domain-containing protein gives rise to the protein MSSAIFRFIHRLGQLSATIRLVVALLLGAGAWLLLPAKLLPMARAVAAWDAFGLTTLLLFWAAITTADVKHIRQTAQREDASRTLSFAFVLVAALSSLLAVILLLSSVHELSRPALHLHVGLGIAAVALAWLLVHTVFTLRYAHLYYDATADGDAGGLEFPGREPPDYLDFAYFSFVVGMTAQTADVSISSQYVRRLALLHGLVSFGFNTAVVALSISGLAGVL